Part of the Schistocerca cancellata isolate TAMUIC-IGC-003103 chromosome 9, iqSchCanc2.1, whole genome shotgun sequence genome is shown below.
cgtgagtgatatccctgcaggtggctgcggatttacattgactggcggcagctgttgtgcgcCCCACGTGacttccccactctccgctctggtccggtagtgggggtagcgtgctcgcgctgctccgtgctcgcgccttgctgctcacagcttgctccgcgagcacgtatgttgtgaagccctgtcctaAGGACTAAcgcatacacccacgcccgagagagaactcgaacctccgccgggaccagccacacagtccatggctgcagcgcctaagaccgctcggctaatcccgcgcggccctgtttCTGTTCTTACACTCATGCCTGTGCAGGTACGAGACGAGCAACGGCATCCGGCAGGAGCAGTTCGGCTCTGAGGGTGACGGCACTAGCTTGAGGGGCAGCTTCTCGTGGCAGCCGTCGGACGCGGGCGGCGCCACCTACAGCGTCACCTACGAGGCTGACGAGAACGGCTACCGGCCCAAAGTCTCTTTCGGCACAGGACCCGTCGCGGTGCGCCCCACAtctccgccgccgtcgccgccgccgaacGAATTCCCGGTTCCACCTGTGGTGTTCCTTGGTAGCAACACCGCACTCTCTCTGATCGGCTAAGTGGCCAGTCAATTCCTGTCACAGCACCACTCAAGTGCCCAATATTTGAAAACTAATTTCTGAAGTGACTGGTCAAAATTGTCAAGAAAGTATGCAACATCTACTGCTGTCAGCTGGAGTATATCAGATAACAGCCAATGTCTTGGTGAGAAGTTATTGGGGAGTGCTTTGGAATCTGAACAAACGCTATAGCCGCAGaaagaaaacttattaaaattgTTCTAAAAATGAATTAATTTTATCTGTATACTAAATTGAGCGGGATGTCTGTCTTTTTCTGTTTTAAAGCTTATGTTATTTACAATGACAAAATTGCTGTATACTTTACATATTATGGCACATGTGCAAAGACACTACTAAAATGTTTTATAAACATACTTTCCAGTCGAAAAATACGTAATTCTCGCAAAGATCGAATAGAATATCGAATAATTTACTAAGCATACCTACATAAAAATTCTCTGTCAACAGTCAGACCTggctgaaacaaaaaaaattgtcctTAAACATTTCTAGATATTGATAACTAAAATATTGTTGTAGCTATATCTAAGTACTGAAGATGATGTCACTCAAAAATACTTTTTGGTGTGAATTATCACTAATTATCACATTAAAAATGACACTCTCTATATCTGTTCTTTTTTTCTTCTACTGGTGtcctaaaaataatgatactattaCGTACAATTTTTCTTCGTCATGCACCTCTCGTGAATGTACGCTGCAGTCACTtcgatataaatgaaaataaacaaaatatattccATATTCTTTTAGAATACCACCAAACGCAAAAACAACTTGCGACTTCCGCATTTATTAAACTTGATATTAATGAATGTGTTTAGGATTTGACTGCTTTATATCACTTTAGAATAAAACTTTAAGCTGTAATATATGAGTAATATCCAGAGTAAAAGTTTACTGAAAGCTACAAAGATAGTAACTCATTTCGCAGGAAGTGAGATATGCAAACTGAGAATCTATGAGGAAATGAACATACCACAGATAAAAATCaagcaatgattacaaaatcatggCTTCACTTTGACGAAAGGCGGACACCTTTTTTTTAACATAAACATTTAGACAAATTCTGGCTAAGCACCAAATTCAGATGTTCAGAGTTCACGCCTCAGTCTGTACTACGATTCGCTctctcatttattacttcttttacctCTGGCAGTGACttatagttgaaaaaaaaaaaggcaaggtgCACAATGGTTCGCAAGTCACATTAAACATTATGTCCACCATAAATTGATAGGTAAGGCAGTGTAAAACCACTCGATGCAACAGAATCAAGTGAAGCAGAGAGTCTCAGTTTTGGAACTTAACTTTCAATACAGCTTTACTTTCACTTAGGCAGAAACGAAAACATGCACAAGGTGtgaaaaatgtggaagaaaagacGTCAGAAATCGAAGAAGACTGTTATTACAGAGAAGCCGAGAGTTTCGAGGAAACCATGAGGCACACAGGGGACATATTATGCTGAGC
Proteins encoded:
- the LOC126100300 gene encoding endocuticle structural glycoprotein SgAbd-5-like — encoded protein: MVVTRILLIAALLNTVLAAPQLNPRDATVVVLENDFNGVDPWHWRYETSNGIRQEQFGSEGDGTSLRGSFSWQPSDAGGATYSVTYEADENGYRPKVSFGTGPVAVRPTSPPPSPPPNEFPVPPVVFLGSNTALSLIG